In one Neobacillus sp. WH10 genomic region, the following are encoded:
- a CDS encoding branched-chain amino acid ABC transporter permease, giving the protein MRWIQGNRMTAIIFVIAAFLLLLPFVYESRNLLILLTQIFIFSIFAMSYDLLLGFTGIVSFGHAMFFGIGAYSIGIFMKRFEPTLGYFILAVLTTIALTAIVSFIVGLLTLRLKSHFYAMLTMSLSGLFLVLAEKWRTMTYGNDGFTFRVPEQFIDRTNFYLLSLFLMVAVFLLLKRFTNSPLGRVLQAIRENEQRTESLGYHVLHYKIAASVVSGVLAGFAGILYAVSLRFVNTSVFSMDITLDALLMTIIGGVGTLVGAIIGAGLIEFAHDWLTALAKEHVIFERWIIFFGIIYILVVMFFPRGIVGTLSTISWKRKKQRAIKKEEKVAG; this is encoded by the coding sequence ATGCGATGGATTCAAGGAAATAGAATGACGGCCATCATTTTTGTTATAGCAGCTTTTCTGCTCCTTTTGCCGTTTGTCTATGAATCAAGAAACTTATTGATTTTATTAACACAGATATTTATCTTTTCGATTTTTGCCATGAGTTATGATCTGTTACTTGGATTTACCGGGATTGTCTCTTTTGGGCATGCGATGTTTTTTGGAATTGGCGCTTATTCAATCGGTATTTTTATGAAACGGTTTGAACCAACACTTGGGTATTTCATTTTGGCAGTGCTGACAACGATTGCCTTAACAGCGATTGTCAGCTTTATTGTTGGCTTGCTGACGCTTCGATTAAAAAGTCATTTTTACGCCATGTTAACTATGTCATTATCAGGACTTTTTCTGGTCTTAGCAGAAAAGTGGCGGACGATGACCTATGGAAATGATGGGTTTACCTTTCGTGTTCCGGAACAGTTTATTGACCGGACAAATTTTTATCTGCTGAGCCTGTTTCTAATGGTGGCGGTCTTTCTGCTTTTGAAGCGGTTTACCAATTCCCCGCTGGGCCGTGTGCTTCAAGCCATCAGAGAAAATGAGCAGCGAACGGAATCATTAGGATACCATGTCCTGCATTATAAAATTGCCGCAAGTGTGGTGTCAGGTGTATTGGCGGGGTTCGCGGGAATTTTGTATGCGGTCTCACTTCGGTTTGTCAATACGAGTGTGTTTTCAATGGATATCACCTTGGATGCTTTATTGATGACGATTATTGGCGGTGTGGGCACATTAGTCGGTGCCATCATCGGTGCGGGGCTAATTGAGTTTGCCCATGATTGGTTAACAGCATTGGCAAAGGAGCATGTGATATTTGAACGCTGGATTATCTTCTTTGGCATTATTTATATTCTAGTGGTTA
- a CDS encoding branched-chain amino acid ABC transporter permease, whose product MDLIINLTLNGLATGMLIFLLAAGLTLIFGLMDVLNFAHGGLFAWGAYSGLWIYSQTDSFIIGIIGAILMGFLLGIITEKWIIKPVYGNHVQQILITLGLMLVLSEMLKVIWGPNQITASPPDYLKGSWELGGIIIIKYRVFIILVGFLIFASVQYVLNKTKIGLVVRAGVMNKEMVQALGINIQKVFMFVFMIGAGMAALGGVLLGPYSGVIHAGMGMEFAILAFIVVVIGGMGNFKGSVLAAILVGLSGSFMAYYVPDLSLAVNMLLMAIVLIIRPQGLFGAKG is encoded by the coding sequence GTGGATTTGATCATCAATTTAACCTTAAACGGCCTGGCGACAGGGATGCTGATCTTTTTATTGGCCGCCGGTTTAACACTTATTTTCGGCTTGATGGATGTGCTGAATTTTGCCCATGGCGGATTATTTGCATGGGGAGCGTACAGCGGTCTTTGGATTTATTCGCAGACCGATAGTTTTATCATCGGAATCATTGGCGCAATTTTGATGGGATTTCTGCTCGGAATTATTACCGAAAAGTGGATTATTAAACCAGTATATGGAAACCATGTGCAGCAGATATTGATCACCCTTGGCCTCATGCTTGTATTATCTGAGATGTTAAAAGTTATTTGGGGACCTAATCAAATTACGGCATCGCCGCCGGATTATTTAAAGGGCAGCTGGGAGCTAGGTGGGATCATTATCATTAAGTATCGTGTATTTATCATTTTAGTTGGGTTCCTCATTTTTGCTAGTGTGCAATACGTCCTCAATAAAACAAAAATCGGCCTTGTTGTCCGGGCAGGTGTGATGAATAAAGAAATGGTGCAAGCGCTTGGGATCAATATTCAGAAGGTGTTTATGTTTGTATTTATGATTGGTGCCGGTATGGCAGCACTTGGCGGCGTGCTGCTCGGACCATATTCCGGTGTCATTCATGCCGGTATGGGAATGGAATTCGCCATCCTCGCATTCATTGTGGTGGTCATCGGAGGGATGGGGAATTTTAAGGGTTCTGTGTTAGCAGCTATCTTGGTTGGACTTTCCGGTTCCTTTATGGCTTATTATGTTCCAGACCTATCACTGGCAGTGAATATGCTCCTCATGGCTATTGTGTTAATTATTCGACCGCAGGGTTTATTTGGAGCGAAGGGGTGA
- a CDS encoding ABC transporter ATP-binding protein, translating into MNDLLKLDNVETYIGQYHILQGVSFEVKKGEVTVLLGRNGAGKTTTLRTIMGLNPASKGNVLFKGGPIQSLPTYSIAKKGIGYVPEDQGIFAGLTVEENMCVAIQKENEETSKRMEWILNLFPDLKKFWKKPGGLLSGGQKQMLSIARAYVNENELLLIDEPSKGLAPIVVEKVMDSILQMKDQTTIVLVEQNFMMASTIGDCFYIIDDGRTVSQGTMKQLKEDEEMKRKYLGIA; encoded by the coding sequence ATGAACGACCTGTTGAAACTTGATAATGTGGAGACCTATATTGGTCAATATCATATCCTCCAAGGTGTTTCCTTTGAGGTGAAAAAAGGAGAAGTAACCGTCCTTCTTGGAAGAAATGGAGCCGGAAAAACCACGACATTACGAACCATAATGGGTCTGAATCCGGCATCGAAAGGTAACGTCCTGTTTAAAGGCGGACCCATTCAATCTCTTCCAACCTATTCTATTGCCAAAAAGGGCATCGGTTATGTTCCTGAAGATCAGGGGATTTTTGCGGGATTAACGGTTGAGGAAAACATGTGTGTCGCAATTCAAAAAGAAAATGAGGAAACATCAAAACGCATGGAGTGGATATTAAATCTGTTTCCCGACTTGAAAAAGTTTTGGAAAAAACCGGGCGGCTTGCTAAGCGGCGGGCAAAAACAAATGCTCTCTATCGCAAGGGCGTATGTGAACGAAAATGAGCTGCTGCTAATTGATGAGCCAAGTAAGGGCTTGGCCCCAATAGTCGTGGAGAAGGTAATGGATTCCATTTTACAAATGAAAGATCAAACAACCATCGTGTTAGTCGAACAAAATTTCATGATGGCAAGCACGATTGGTGATTGTTTTTACATCATTGACGATGGACGAACCGTGAGTCAGGGTACGATGAAGCAATTAAAAGAAGATGAAGAAATGAAACGAAAATATCTTGGGATTGCGTAA
- a CDS encoding ABC transporter ATP-binding protein: protein MTALIETNDLSITFGGHTAVDSVSISVPEKHFKSIIGPNGAGKTTFFNLLSGQLTPTQGKIYYRGKDITKFSPTNRTREGIGRSFQITNVFPNLTVLENVRLAVQSQAGIRYQMLFHYKKYQAFEEKALEWLKLVLLEDKKDSLASNLAHGEKRKLEIAMLLALETEVLLLDEPTAGMSLEEVPAILEVIKRIKKQGNRTIILIEHKMDMILDLSDSVMVLFNGRLLADGTPGEIMKNETVQSAYLGGQLDERPVET, encoded by the coding sequence ATGACTGCCCTTATAGAAACAAATGACTTATCAATTACTTTTGGCGGCCATACTGCCGTGGATTCTGTCAGTATTTCCGTTCCGGAGAAGCACTTTAAGTCGATCATCGGGCCAAATGGTGCTGGAAAAACAACCTTTTTTAATCTACTAAGCGGTCAATTAACGCCGACTCAAGGAAAAATCTATTATCGGGGAAAGGATATCACGAAATTTTCGCCGACAAACCGCACAAGAGAAGGGATCGGCCGTTCCTTTCAAATTACAAATGTATTTCCTAATTTAACGGTATTGGAAAATGTAAGATTAGCGGTCCAATCACAGGCGGGGATTCGGTATCAAATGCTGTTTCATTATAAAAAATATCAAGCATTTGAAGAAAAGGCATTAGAGTGGCTGAAGCTTGTCCTATTAGAAGATAAAAAAGATTCACTGGCAAGTAATCTTGCCCATGGCGAAAAGCGGAAGCTTGAAATCGCCATGCTGCTGGCGCTTGAAACGGAAGTTCTTTTATTAGATGAACCAACAGCAGGCATGTCGCTTGAGGAAGTACCGGCGATTTTAGAAGTGATAAAAAGAATTAAAAAACAAGGGAACCGGACGATTATCCTAATCGAGCACAAGATGGATATGATTCTAGATTTATCGGATTCGGTAATGGTCCTTTTTAATGGAAGGCTTTTGGCTGATGGGACCCCGGGGGAGATCATGAAAAATGAAACAGTGCAATCTGCCTATTTAGGAGGTCAACTCGATGAACGACCTGTTGAAACTTGA
- a CDS encoding substrate-binding domain-containing protein: protein MFMMIFASACSSDKSSSEPKDNGGKKTENKEPIKIGVLASKTGALESYGKQTLRGFELGLDYATDGKREVAGRKIEFIVEDTETKPEVAVQKATKLLEEDKVDFLVGSSSSADTLAVLPLAEEYQKVMVVEPAVADSITGSEFNKYIFHSARNSSQDAVAGAAAISKKGIKIATLAPDYSFGRDGVAAFKEAAKKLGAEIVKEEYADPAATDFTSNIQKIIDAKPDYLFVVWAGANSPWKQISDMKVQDKGIKISTGAPDIAALSTMEPLIGMEGFTVYYHDLPKNKINDWLVVEHKKRFNGDVPDLFTPGGMSAAISIVEALKKTNGDADADKLIKTMEGMSFETPKGKMTYRPEDHQALQTLYAIKLEKKDGVPYPVPVLIRELTHEETAPPIRNK, encoded by the coding sequence ATGTTTATGATGATATTTGCTAGTGCTTGCAGTTCTGACAAATCATCATCAGAGCCAAAGGATAATGGTGGAAAGAAAACGGAAAATAAAGAACCAATTAAAATTGGTGTGCTTGCCTCCAAGACAGGAGCACTCGAATCCTATGGAAAGCAAACATTAAGAGGCTTTGAGCTTGGGCTTGATTATGCAACAGATGGAAAAAGGGAGGTTGCCGGGAGAAAAATTGAATTCATTGTTGAAGATACTGAAACGAAACCTGAAGTAGCCGTCCAAAAAGCAACAAAGCTATTAGAAGAAGATAAGGTTGATTTTCTAGTTGGATCGTCCAGCTCGGCAGACACGTTAGCGGTTTTACCGTTGGCAGAGGAATATCAAAAGGTTATGGTGGTTGAACCAGCTGTCGCTGATAGTATTACAGGTTCAGAGTTTAATAAGTATATTTTTCACTCTGCACGGAACTCCTCACAGGATGCGGTTGCCGGTGCAGCGGCAATTTCCAAAAAAGGCATAAAAATTGCTACACTTGCGCCGGATTATTCCTTTGGACGTGATGGAGTAGCTGCCTTTAAAGAAGCAGCGAAAAAATTAGGTGCCGAGATTGTGAAGGAAGAATATGCGGATCCTGCTGCGACTGATTTTACTTCTAACATTCAAAAAATCATCGACGCTAAACCCGACTACCTCTTTGTTGTTTGGGCGGGCGCAAACTCACCATGGAAGCAAATTTCCGACATGAAGGTGCAGGATAAAGGAATCAAGATTTCCACCGGTGCCCCGGATATTGCGGCATTATCGACAATGGAGCCGCTGATTGGAATGGAAGGCTTTACGGTTTATTATCATGACTTGCCGAAAAATAAAATCAACGATTGGCTAGTGGTTGAGCATAAGAAGCGATTTAACGGCGATGTTCCCGATCTGTTTACACCAGGGGGGATGAGTGCAGCCATTTCCATTGTGGAAGCATTAAAGAAAACAAATGGTGATGCAGATGCGGATAAATTAATCAAAACGATGGAAGGTATGAGCTTTGAAACACCAAAAGGAAAAATGACCTACCGACCGGAAGATCACCAAGCGTTGCAGACATTGTATGCCATTAAGCTCGAGAAAAAAGACGGTGTTCCATATCCAGTGCCAGTGCTGATTAGAGAATTGACCCATGAAGAAACGGCACCGCCAATCCGAAACAAGTAA
- a CDS encoding BTAD domain-containing putative transcriptional regulator, translating into MKLPIIQTKLRIPTVKDDFIRRAKLTRKMKMIPEYSLTIIHSGAGFGKSTALALFMRDEKLPGCWYSISPMDDDILPFLSYIVHAIRRIVPAFGCELSTYIDTMDRYIRDEDLSVLSSLFINEIVEINAEITLILDDFHQIEHSYTINSWMEKLLEHIPPNLHMVISSRSRPGWKHLTKMKACGQLLEIQREDLVLTIEEVELLLTDLYGLEIEPHHLQTIYQMTEGWVIALCMIAQQIPLKKDISKLFEHSSHSLHDFFQYLVMEVFSKQPPIIQQFLEQTSIFEEIEEEICDEVIGIHGAASMLEQLKDRNLFIQKVGLSHYRYHALFKEFLENMFQKNNPGNHKVLHERCARFYEKRQLWEEALYHYKKIQHHQAIASILQENGLRMLESGKLESLYDQLTILPEVEMESYYLLWYLKAEIHRYRSHYQDAEDCYEKSFIGAEKKQDYLGMSMALEGKAKIYLDTIQPYHAEQLLYEAIAYREKGKGSIEEKGKLYQLLSENLLNSGKASEAEKWIQKSKAVNFDGNLEARLYLRTGRFEEAKKVLYKEKLNDTIVTSLPQAHRETDLLLSLIEAFTGEGIKAKELAQEGIQQGICFKAPFVEACGWIRMGHAVQILNKYESHLSENCYQTALEIMNQLGVDRGKAEPLMGLCILYGTRGELERALEAGKKALQETEKVHDVWLSALITLCMGITCIYNERLPKALHYLEKADSLFQHCEDSFGQMLSKFWLSNLYYLEKKQDLYKQTMDECLTLVQFHEYEFYFHNRSVFSPRDLQVFVPLLIECMKEEIQTPFVRKTLQDLGVTTVDSHPGYSIRVQALGQFRLWLGEKEVGEKEWQREKAKELFQLFITMNEPIAKDEVMQILWPYQDKKSADRDFKVALNSLQHVLEPTRKARAAPFFIIRDGMFYGLNPNAVIEVDTAHFQALIQEGLNETEDEKVCYFLERGLNLYQGDYLPDRRYDDWCISKRESLLVYFLRGAEKMAQLMVRRENYEAAINWCEKILERDRTWEEAYRLLMYCYYRKNNRPQAMKWYQKCTEVLEEELGVTPLEPTRNMYNMII; encoded by the coding sequence TTGAAGCTGCCCATTATTCAAACCAAACTGCGGATTCCAACTGTAAAGGATGACTTTATCAGAAGGGCAAAGCTCACGAGGAAAATGAAGATGATTCCTGAATATTCTTTGACCATTATTCATTCTGGAGCCGGTTTTGGCAAGAGTACGGCGCTTGCTTTGTTTATGAGGGACGAGAAGCTTCCGGGCTGCTGGTACTCGATCTCTCCGATGGATGATGACATCCTTCCCTTCCTTTCCTATATTGTACATGCCATACGACGAATTGTTCCTGCTTTCGGATGTGAGCTTTCCACATATATAGACACAATGGACCGCTACATTCGGGATGAGGACCTGAGTGTCTTATCTTCCCTATTTATCAATGAAATCGTTGAGATCAATGCTGAAATTACATTGATTTTGGATGATTTTCATCAAATTGAACATTCCTATACAATAAATAGCTGGATGGAAAAACTGTTAGAACATATCCCCCCCAATTTACATATGGTCATTTCAAGCAGAAGCCGCCCTGGATGGAAGCACCTTACGAAAATGAAAGCCTGCGGGCAATTATTAGAGATTCAAAGGGAAGACTTAGTCCTTACCATTGAAGAAGTGGAGCTGCTATTAACCGACCTGTATGGCTTAGAAATAGAGCCTCATCATTTACAGACGATTTACCAGATGACAGAGGGCTGGGTCATCGCCTTATGCATGATTGCCCAGCAGATTCCATTAAAAAAGGACATTTCCAAGCTTTTTGAGCATTCTTCACACTCACTGCACGACTTTTTTCAATATTTAGTGATGGAAGTCTTTTCGAAGCAGCCCCCCATTATTCAGCAGTTCCTCGAGCAAACTTCAATATTTGAAGAAATTGAGGAAGAAATTTGTGATGAAGTCATCGGGATACACGGAGCCGCGTCCATGCTTGAGCAATTGAAAGACCGAAATTTATTTATCCAGAAGGTTGGTTTAAGCCATTATCGTTATCACGCTTTATTTAAAGAGTTTCTGGAAAATATGTTTCAAAAAAATAATCCTGGTAACCATAAAGTACTGCACGAAAGATGTGCCCGTTTTTATGAAAAAAGACAGTTATGGGAGGAAGCGCTCTATCATTATAAAAAAATTCAACACCACCAAGCGATTGCCTCCATTTTACAAGAGAACGGCTTAAGGATGCTTGAAAGTGGAAAATTGGAAAGCCTCTATGATCAATTAACCATTCTTCCTGAAGTGGAGATGGAATCGTACTACCTTCTTTGGTATCTAAAAGCAGAAATTCATCGTTACCGTTCCCATTACCAAGACGCTGAGGATTGCTATGAAAAGTCCTTTATTGGTGCGGAAAAAAAGCAAGATTATCTTGGAATGAGTATGGCACTTGAAGGGAAAGCGAAGATTTATTTAGATACGATTCAGCCGTACCATGCCGAACAGCTTTTATATGAGGCCATTGCCTATCGTGAAAAAGGCAAGGGTTCGATTGAAGAAAAGGGGAAACTTTATCAATTGCTGTCTGAGAATTTGTTAAACTCGGGGAAAGCTTCAGAGGCCGAGAAATGGATCCAAAAATCAAAGGCAGTTAATTTTGATGGAAATTTAGAAGCAAGATTGTATTTAAGAACCGGCCGATTTGAGGAAGCAAAAAAAGTTCTTTACAAAGAAAAGTTGAATGATACAATCGTTACCTCATTGCCGCAAGCCCATCGTGAAACGGATTTATTACTTTCCTTAATCGAAGCCTTTACTGGTGAGGGAATAAAGGCGAAGGAGCTTGCCCAGGAAGGAATTCAACAAGGAATATGCTTTAAAGCTCCCTTCGTTGAGGCATGCGGCTGGATCCGTATGGGCCATGCCGTACAAATTTTAAATAAATATGAATCCCATTTATCCGAAAACTGCTACCAAACAGCGTTAGAAATTATGAACCAGCTGGGTGTGGATAGAGGGAAGGCCGAGCCCTTAATGGGTCTTTGTATTTTATACGGAACAAGAGGAGAACTGGAAAGGGCGTTGGAGGCAGGAAAGAAGGCACTCCAGGAAACAGAGAAGGTTCATGATGTTTGGCTTTCTGCCTTAATCACACTCTGCATGGGGATTACCTGCATTTATAATGAACGGTTGCCGAAGGCACTTCATTACTTGGAAAAAGCAGATTCTCTCTTCCAGCATTGTGAGGATTCCTTTGGGCAAATGCTCAGCAAGTTTTGGTTATCGAATCTTTATTATTTAGAGAAAAAACAAGATTTATATAAGCAAACAATGGATGAATGTTTAACTCTCGTGCAATTTCATGAGTATGAATTCTATTTTCATAACAGATCAGTATTTAGTCCAAGGGATTTACAAGTGTTTGTCCCATTGCTAATTGAGTGTATGAAAGAGGAAATTCAAACGCCATTTGTCAGAAAAACCTTACAGGACCTAGGGGTTACCACCGTTGATTCTCATCCAGGGTATTCGATTCGTGTTCAGGCTCTTGGCCAATTCCGGCTTTGGCTTGGTGAGAAAGAGGTAGGAGAAAAGGAATGGCAAAGAGAAAAGGCAAAGGAATTGTTTCAGTTATTCATTACGATGAATGAGCCGATAGCCAAAGATGAAGTGATGCAAATTCTTTGGCCCTATCAAGACAAAAAGAGTGCGGACCGTGATTTCAAGGTAGCCTTAAATAGTCTTCAGCATGTATTAGAACCAACGCGAAAAGCAAGAGCGGCACCATTTTTCATTATTCGAGACGGGATGTTTTATGGGTTAAATCCAAATGCTGTGATTGAAGTGGATACGGCTCATTTTCAGGCGCTGATACAAGAGGGCTTAAATGAAACCGAGGACGAAAAGGTCTGTTATTTTCTTGAGAGAGGATTGAACCTTTATCAAGGCGACTATCTGCCTGACCGTCGTTACGATGATTGGTGTATAAGCAAAAGAGAGAGCCTGCTCGTTTATTTTTTACGAGGAGCAGAAAAAATGGCTCAACTAATGGTTCGCCGTGAAAACTACGAAGCGGCAATTAATTGGTGTGAAAAAATTCTCGAACGCGATCGTACATGGGAAGAAGCCTATCGCTTATTAATGTATTGTTATTATCGAAAAAACAACCGCCCCCAAGCGATGAAGTGGTATCAAAAATGCACGGAAGTATTGGAGGAAGAATTGGGTGTAACTCCATTAGAACCGACAAGGAATATGTACAACATGATCATTTAA
- the thrB gene encoding homoserine kinase — protein sequence MTLIDRLMIKVPASTANLGPGFDSIGLALNLYLTLEIEKSDQWECYSWYEELKDLPTDDSHFICQVAIKTAADYGIDLPPCKIKIDSDIPLARGLGSSAAAIVAGIELADAIGGMGLTKEEKLLLATKWEGHPDNVGASLYGGLVVGCYDQHEVDMLSFTNVPLEMVVVIPNEILLTKESRDVLPVSYSRQDAIKASSTANLLIAALLSQNWTLAGKMMEQDRFHQPYRKALIHSYDEIEKLAKMNGAFGVALSGAGPTVICFSEKGKGQKLKQALEKEFPEMTVNRLFIDDHGSCVNKLEKFVK from the coding sequence ATGACTCTAATTGACCGCTTAATGATTAAAGTACCTGCGAGTACTGCTAATCTTGGGCCAGGATTTGATTCGATTGGTCTTGCCCTAAATTTGTATTTGACATTAGAGATCGAGAAAAGTGATCAGTGGGAATGCTATTCTTGGTACGAGGAATTGAAGGATCTTCCAACAGATGATAGTCATTTTATTTGTCAAGTTGCCATTAAGACCGCGGCAGACTATGGAATTGATTTACCTCCATGTAAAATTAAAATAGATAGTGATATTCCATTGGCACGTGGGCTTGGCTCAAGTGCGGCAGCAATTGTTGCCGGGATTGAGCTTGCGGATGCTATTGGAGGCATGGGCTTGACAAAGGAGGAAAAGCTTCTGCTTGCGACAAAGTGGGAAGGACATCCTGATAATGTTGGTGCTTCCCTTTATGGGGGACTTGTGGTCGGGTGTTACGATCAACATGAGGTGGATATGCTGTCATTCACAAATGTTCCTTTAGAAATGGTTGTTGTGATCCCGAATGAAATCTTATTAACGAAGGAATCACGTGATGTTTTACCGGTTTCCTATTCTCGGCAAGATGCCATCAAGGCTTCATCAACAGCTAACCTCCTGATTGCGGCACTTTTAAGTCAAAATTGGACACTTGCAGGAAAAATGATGGAACAGGACCGCTTTCATCAGCCATATCGAAAAGCCCTTATCCATTCTTATGATGAGATTGAAAAATTGGCTAAAATGAATGGGGCATTCGGAGTGGCATTAAGTGGAGCGGGACCAACTGTAATTTGTTTTAGTGAAAAAGGAAAAGGGCAGAAGCTAAAGCAAGCCTTGGAAAAAGAATTTCCTGAAATGACCGTGAACCGGCTTTTTATTGATGATCATGGAAGTTGTGTGAATAAACTAGAGAAATTTGTGAAATAA
- the thrC gene encoding threonine synthase translates to MRWPGLLEAYKEFLPINPGTPKLTLNEGNTPLIKLERLSKEWDIELYVKMEGANPTGSFKDRGMVMAVAKALEEGSKTVICASTGNTSAAAAAYAARAGLKCIIVIPEGKIAMGKLAQAMMYGAEIISIEGNFDQALQMVRHISEEEPITLVNSVNPFRLEGQKTAAFEVCDQLGDAPEILAIPVGNAGNISAYWKGFKEFADKKGTSLPRMYGFEAAGAAALVHNRVFENPETIATAIRIGNPASWDLAVSAVQESNGLLDEVMDEEIVTAYKKLASAEGVFAEPASCASLAGVFKSIQKGKIEKGTKIVAVLTGNGLKDPDTAIQSSLVKPVQLPNDERAVTEHIRGVVCG, encoded by the coding sequence ATGAGATGGCCGGGATTATTAGAAGCATATAAAGAATTTTTACCAATAAATCCAGGAACACCTAAACTTACATTAAATGAGGGGAATACTCCGTTAATAAAGCTCGAACGGTTATCAAAAGAGTGGGATATAGAGCTTTATGTCAAAATGGAAGGAGCAAATCCAACCGGATCTTTCAAAGATCGCGGGATGGTCATGGCGGTAGCCAAGGCGTTGGAGGAAGGCAGTAAAACAGTCATCTGTGCCTCAACGGGGAATACTTCCGCAGCAGCAGCAGCCTATGCGGCACGGGCAGGTTTAAAATGTATCATCGTCATCCCGGAAGGAAAAATTGCCATGGGGAAACTTGCCCAGGCGATGATGTACGGTGCAGAAATTATCTCGATCGAGGGGAATTTTGACCAAGCACTACAGATGGTTCGCCATATCAGTGAAGAAGAGCCAATTACACTCGTCAATTCAGTCAATCCATTCCGCCTTGAGGGACAAAAAACAGCGGCCTTTGAGGTTTGCGACCAGCTCGGCGATGCACCCGAGATTTTAGCGATTCCGGTTGGGAATGCCGGAAATATCAGCGCTTATTGGAAAGGTTTTAAGGAATTTGCCGATAAAAAGGGTACTAGTTTGCCACGGATGTATGGCTTTGAAGCGGCTGGTGCGGCAGCACTTGTTCATAACCGGGTCTTTGAAAATCCGGAAACGATCGCAACAGCGATTAGAATCGGAAACCCTGCGAGTTGGGATTTAGCTGTTTCAGCAGTTCAGGAATCAAATGGGTTGCTCGATGAAGTCATGGATGAAGAAATTGTTACGGCTTATAAAAAATTAGCCTCAGCTGAAGGGGTATTCGCTGAGCCAGCTTCCTGTGCATCGCTTGCCGGAGTTTTTAAAAGTATCCAAAAAGGTAAAATTGAAAAAGGAACGAAAATTGTGGCTGTTCTGACAGGTAATGGCTTGAAGGATCCAGATACAGCAATCCAAAGCAGTTTAGTGAAGCCAGTCCAACTGCCAAATGATGAACGTGCTGTAACGGAACATATTCGGGGAGTTGTCTGCGGATGA